The Phyllostomus discolor isolate MPI-MPIP mPhyDis1 chromosome 4, mPhyDis1.pri.v3, whole genome shotgun sequence genome window below encodes:
- the IGFBP2 gene encoding insulin-like growth factor-binding protein 2 produces MLPRLSGPALLLLLPPLLLLLGTGGCAEVLFRCPPCTPERLASCRTPSAGSGRPCAELVREPGCGCCSVCARLEGETCGVYTPRCAQGLRCYPNPGSELPLQALVQGAGTCEKRRDSDNPDQAADNGDDRAEVDDHGDGTVLGGGGSAGRKAFTSGMKEMAVLREKVTDQQRQMGKGGKHQPGAEDSKKLRPPSARTPCQQELDQVLERISTMRLPDERGPLEHLYSLHIPNCDKNGLYNLKQCKMAVNGQRGECWCVNPNTGKLLQGSPTVRGDPECHRFYNERMQ; encoded by the exons ATGCTGCCGAGACTGAGCGGCCCcgcgctgctgctgctcctgccgccgctgctgctgctgctgggcactGGCGGATGCGCCGAGGTGCTGTTCCGCTGCCCGCCCTGCACGCCGGAGCGCCTGGCCTCCTGCAGGACCCCGTCGGCCGGGTCCGGGCGGCCCTGCGCTGAGCTGGTCCGGGAGCCGGGCTGCGGCTGCTGCTCCGTGTGCGCCCGTCTGGAGGGCGAGACGTGCGGCGTCTACACCCCACGCTGCGCCCAGGGGCTGCGCTGCTATCCCAACCCGGGCTCCGAGCTGCCCCTGCAGGCACTGGTCCAGGGCGCAGGCACTTGCGAGAAGCGCCGCGACTCCGACAATCCGGACCAGGCTGCAG ACAATGGCGATGACCGCGCTGAGGTGGATGACCACGGGGACGGGACCGTCCTGGGAGGTGGAGGCAGTGCCGGCCGGAAGGCCTTCACGTCAGGCATGAAGGAGATGGCCGTGCTACGGGAGAAGGTCACTGACCAGCAGCGCCAGATGGGCAAAGGCGGCAAGCATCAACCCGGCGCCGAGGACTCCAAGAAGCTTCGGCCGCCGTCTGCCAGG ACCCCCTGCCAGCAGGAACTGGACCAGGTCCTGGAGCGGATCTCCACCATGCGCCTTCCGGATGAGCGGGGCCCTCTGGAGCACCTGTATtccttgcacatccccaactgtgACAAGAACGGCCTGTACAACCTCAAACAG tgCAAGATGGCTGTGAATGGGCAGCGCGGGGAGTGCTGGTGTGTGAACCCCAACACCGGGAAGCTGCTTCAGGGATCCCCTACAGTCCGTGGGGACCCGGAGTGCCATCGCTTCTACAATGAGCGGATGCAGTAA